From a region of the Fischerella sp. JS2 genome:
- the rimI gene encoding ribosomal protein S18-alanine N-acetyltransferase, with protein sequence MTNDQLELKSITVDDLSAVVELDQACFSGLWTQDAYKREVDSPNSVLLGLFAPLSTVKLLAMGCFWSILEEAHITILAVHPQYQGQGLGQAILYFLLKAAYELGLERATLEVRVSNKAAISLYQKFGFKTAGQRRRYYKDNDEDALILWLGNIQYPEFQDSLKKLYIKMSDRLNLYSWYIVDG encoded by the coding sequence ATGACAAATGACCAATTAGAACTGAAATCAATAACAGTAGATGATTTGAGTGCGGTTGTGGAACTAGATCAGGCTTGTTTTAGTGGTCTTTGGACTCAGGATGCCTATAAACGAGAGGTAGATAGTCCTAACAGCGTTTTACTCGGTTTATTTGCACCTTTGTCTACTGTAAAACTGCTGGCAATGGGTTGTTTTTGGTCAATTTTAGAAGAAGCTCATATTACTATTTTGGCGGTTCATCCCCAATATCAAGGTCAAGGTTTAGGACAGGCTATTCTTTATTTCTTGCTAAAGGCTGCTTATGAACTGGGCTTAGAAAGAGCTACCCTAGAAGTCCGAGTTTCTAACAAAGCTGCAATTTCTCTATATCAAAAATTTGGCTTTAAAACAGCAGGACAGCGAAGGCGTTACTATAAAGATAACGATGAAGACGCCTTGATTTTGTGGTTAGGAAATATCCAATATCCAGAATTTCAAGATTCTTTGAAAAAGCTATATATCAAAATGAGCGATCGCCTCAATCTATACAGTTGGTATATAGTTGATGGTTAG
- the lysA gene encoding diaminopimelate decarboxylase — translation MVSTHPAGVQLSGRQYLPQTASNHINLSPNQELLPLTAKVNNQDHLEIGGCDVTTLVQQFGSPLYILDEETLRIACRQYRESFQHYYKGESQVLYASKAWSCLAVCAIAASEGLGIDVVSGGELYTALNAGVSSEKIYFHGNNKSREELILAIQSGCTIVVDNWYELRSLVEITEKIERTEDVETLSDGKMGRNGDGENVKSNSPHHPLSPPPHHSVRIMLRLTPGIECHTHEYIRTGHLDSKFGFDPNDLDELFAFVSQQSVLNCVGLHAHIGSQIFERQPHQDLAAVMVQWMSKAAGYGLTVTELNVGGGLGIKYTESDDPPSIEEWVKPICEVIQQACAAENLPLPKLLCEPGRSLIATACVTAYTIGSSKVIPDIRTYIAVDGGMSDNPRPITYQSVYRTVVANRISASLTETTTIAGKHCESGDILIKDAQLPKTESGDILVVMATGAYNYSMASNYNRLPRSAAVVVANGEANLILQRETYQDLIRQDCLPERLKKDEG, via the coding sequence ATGGTATCGACTCACCCTGCCGGGGTTCAACTTTCTGGTAGACAGTATTTACCGCAAACAGCTAGCAATCACATTAATCTTTCACCCAATCAAGAACTTTTACCACTGACTGCCAAAGTAAATAATCAAGACCACCTAGAAATAGGGGGTTGTGATGTGACAACTCTTGTGCAACAGTTTGGTTCACCTTTGTATATTTTGGATGAAGAAACCCTGCGAATAGCTTGCCGCCAGTACCGGGAAAGTTTCCAGCACTATTACAAGGGTGAATCTCAAGTATTATATGCCTCCAAAGCCTGGAGTTGTTTGGCAGTCTGTGCGATCGCCGCCTCAGAAGGCTTGGGAATTGATGTTGTCTCTGGAGGTGAACTCTACACAGCCCTAAATGCGGGTGTGAGTTCCGAAAAAATTTATTTTCACGGTAATAATAAATCCCGAGAAGAATTAATTCTGGCAATTCAGTCTGGTTGTACTATTGTTGTAGACAATTGGTATGAGTTACGGAGTTTGGTGGAGATAACTGAAAAGATTGAGAGAACCGAAGATGTAGAGACGCTTAGCGATGGGAAGATGGGGAGAAACGGAGATGGGGAGAATGTAAAATCAAACTCTCCCCACCACCCCCTCTCCCCACCACCTCATCACTCCGTCCGGATCATGCTGCGGCTAACACCAGGTATTGAATGTCATACGCACGAATATATTCGTACGGGACACCTGGATAGTAAGTTTGGCTTTGATCCCAATGACTTAGATGAATTATTTGCTTTTGTTAGTCAGCAATCTGTTTTAAACTGTGTGGGATTACACGCTCATATTGGTTCCCAAATCTTTGAACGCCAACCACATCAAGATTTAGCAGCTGTGATGGTGCAGTGGATGAGTAAAGCTGCTGGTTATGGTTTAACTGTGACAGAGTTAAATGTTGGTGGAGGTTTGGGGATCAAGTATACAGAATCGGATGATCCCCCTAGTATTGAAGAGTGGGTAAAGCCAATTTGTGAAGTAATTCAACAAGCGTGTGCAGCAGAAAACTTGCCTTTGCCGAAATTACTTTGCGAACCAGGGCGATCGCTAATTGCTACGGCTTGTGTTACGGCTTACACTATAGGTTCTTCTAAAGTTATTCCCGATATTCGCACTTACATAGCAGTTGATGGTGGCATGTCTGATAATCCCCGTCCTATTACTTACCAGTCAGTGTATCGTACTGTAGTTGCTAACCGCATATCTGCTTCCTTGACAGAAACGACCACAATTGCTGGTAAACATTGTGAATCAGGGGATATTTTGATTAAGGATGCCCAACTACCCAAAACTGAATCTGGAGATATTCTCGTAGTTATGGCAACTGGTGCTTACAATTACAGTATGGCATCTAACTACAACCGCCTGCCCAGATCGGCTGCTGTTGTAGTAGCCAATGGCGAAGCAAATTTGATTTTGCAACGCGAAACCTATCAGGATTTGATTCGACAGGATTGCCTACCAGAAAGACTTAAGAAGGATGAAGGATAA